CGACGGGAACTGCGCTTCCGGTGGCTCGGCGACGCGAACGAGAACGGCGTCCCGGACCCCGACGAGGTCGACTGGACGGCGCCCGTCTTTTGGGACCACGAGCCGGGGGACCCGAACCGGGTCGTGAACGCCGTGGCGTCGGGGTATCGTTCGCCGAAGACGCTGGAGTTCACCGTCGGCCTGGAGGGGAGCCTGGGGGATGGCCTCTGGACGGTCGGGGGGACGGCCTTCTACCGGCGGGCCTGGGATTACGTCTGGGCCTTCCCCTACGACCCCGAGGGCCGGGTGACGGCCGACCCGATTTACGCCTGCTGGGTCGAGGCGGGGCGGCTCCCACCCGAATGGGGCGGCTGGCCGTACTACTACTGTACCGTAGATAAGCCGGCCGGCGTCCTGTGGACGAACCGACCGGCTTTCCACACGCGCTACCGGGGCGTCGAGTTCCGGGTGACCCGCCGGATGGCCGGCCGCTGGATGGCCTTCGGGTCGGTGACGCTCCAGCAGAACGACCAGTTCTTCCGAGACCGCCGGGCCTATGTGGACCCGACCAACGTCGAACAGATGGAGGGAGGCCCTTACTTCATGTCGGGCTGGGAGCCCGACGTCATGAACAACGTCCGTTGGATGGTCAAGGCCGGAGGCGCCGTCGAGCTCCCGGGCGGCTTCGTCCTGACCGGGACGGTCCTGGCCCGAGACGGCCTCCTGTACAGCTCGGTCTATCAGGTGCCCCGCGTGTCCAACGGATGGGGCGGCGTCGTGTCCGTCTATACCCATCGTCTGGAGGATAAGCGCCTGCCGACGCTCTGGCTGGTCCACCTCCGGGTCGAGAAGGGCTTTCGGCTCGGGACCGGACGCCTGGCCGTCTTACTGGACGCCTTCAACGTGACGAACAACGCCGTGGCGACGAAGAAATTCGGGTCGGCCAACGTGCCGGACCTCTACGACAAGGTCACCGAGCTCGTCTCGCCCCGGATCTTTCGGTTCGGCCTGCGGTATACCTTGTGAGTCGGCAGTTCGGGAGTTTGGCCGACCTGCCGCGCGCCCGGATTCCCGGACTCCCGAACTGCCGGATCCGATTTGCAAAGGGCGGGGGAACCGGGTAAACTTGTATTAGGAAGGGCGATTAGCTCAGATGGTAGAGCGCTGGTTTCACGAACCAGAGGTCAGAGGTTCGAGTCCTCTATCGCCCACCAGAATGTGTGTCTTATTAGATTGGCTCCGCCGGACGCCTTCCACCGTGACCCTGCGTAGGGGTCCCCGCCTTCTCGGCCTCTGAAGACGAGGGGGATGATTTTTTTGCGAATGGCCGTCGGTACGGCAGAGTATTTTCGCCGGTGGTGGGGCGATCCAGAAGGCCACCATGGCTCCGGCTTGGGGTCCGAAGCTTGATGGGGTGATACATATGGCGCTCCAAGAAGAACCCTTGCGGGATATACCCAGTGATGATACGCCATCGACAAATATGGTCTCCTCGGTCCCCGACGGACCGGACGCCGGAGCCCCGCCCCCGATGGGAGAGGCACCGGCCGTCGAGTCGGCGTCGTCGGAGGACTATACGGCCCTCTTGATGTCCACGGTCGAGCGCCAGCTCACCCCGCCGGAGCCGGGTCAGATCCTGGCGGGCCGGGTCATCCATATCGGGACCGAACATGCCGTCGTGGACATCGGCTACCGCGTCGAGGGCCTCGTCCCCTTAGAAGAACTGCACGACGAAGCCGGCCAGCTGGTCGTCGCCGAGGGCGACACGGTCTTTGTCCAGGTCTTGCCGTACGAGCCCGAGCAGGACTACGTGCCCCTCTCGAAACGTCAGGCCGACTTCCAGATGGCCTGGGACCGGATCGTCCAGGCCCATCAGGCCGGGACGCCCCTGACGGGGCGGATCGTGCGTCGTCTGAAGGGCGGCTACTTCGTGGACCTCGGCGGCGCTCGGGCCTTCCTGCCGGGTTCGCAGGTCGACCTCCGGAAGCCGGAGGACTACGATGCCTGGCTGGGTCAGACGGTCCAAGTCAAAGTCTTGACGGTCGACCCCCAGAAGCGGACCGTCGTCGTCTCCCGCCGGGCCTTGCTGGAGGAGGCGCGGGAGCGGCGCCGTCAGCAGGTCCTGGCGCAACTCCGCCCGGGCGTCGTCCTGGAGGGCGTCGTCAAGAACATCACGGATTATGGGGTCTTCGTCGACCTGGGCGGCGTCGACGGCATGATCCATAAATCCGACCTGAGCTGGCAGAGGGTCTCGCATCCCTCTGAGGTCGTCCAGATCGGTCAGTCGATCCGGGTGAAGGTCCTGGCTTACGATGAGGCCACGCAGAGAGTCTCCCTGGGCCTTAAGCAGTTGACGCCGGACCCCTGGACCCGGGCCGTCAAGAATTACGAGGTCGGCCAGACGGTGACGGGGACCGTGACGAACGTCGTCGACTATGGGGCCTTTGTCGAGATCGAGCCGGGCGTCTCGGGCCTCATCCACGTGTCGGAACTGGCGTGGTCGACCCGGATCCGGCACCCCTCGCAGGTCCTGAAGGTCGGCGACACGGTTCAGGTCCGCATCATCGACATCGATACGAAGCGGAAGCGGATCTCCCTCAGCCTGAAGGCCGTCCTGCCGAATCCCGTCGACGAATTCCTGGCAAAGTACCCCCCGGGGTCGGTCGTGACGACGACGGTCGACCGCTTCAACATGCGGGGCGCCATCACGCGGCTGGATGAATTCCCGGACATCTTGGGCTTCATCCCCCTTCGGGAGATCACTTGGCAGAGGAAACCCCGGCCGCCGTCCGAATACCTCCACCGGGGCCAGGTCGTGACGGCCCAGGTCCTGCGGGGGCGGCCCGACGTCCTGCGGGTCTATCTGAGCCTGCGGCGGCTTCAACCCAATCCGTGGAAGGAGTTTGCCGAACGCTACGCCGTCGGCGACGTCGTGCAGGGGACCGTCGTCGAGAAGTTCGAGAACGGCTGTTTCGTCCGGCCCGAGGGCTATCCCGACATCGATGCTCTCCTGCCCCGGGGCCACTACGTGCGGCGTCGGCGGGGGAAGGGCGTCGTGACCGAGGAGCCCGAGGTCGGCCAGACGTTGGAATTCAAGATCATCCAGATGGAACCCCGGAAGCGCCGCATCGTCCTGAGCCTGCGGGAGCTCTACCGGGACCGGATCCGACAGGAACTCGAGATAGCCCGTCAGAAGCGGGAGGCCGACAAGGTCCGCCTGGGGGACATCGTGGCCCAGGAACTGGAGAAGCTTAAGGCCTACACGAAGGGCTCCTCCGGCGAGGGCTCCCAGGGCGCGTGACGCTTGTCTTGATGGGCCCATCTGCATGTCTTCATCCTGTAGCTTGCATGCCGGAGCCCGCATCCTGTATCCTGCATTCCACCCCGAATTCGGGTCTTCGAACGATGCGCCCCCTATTTACGCCCTGGCGCAAGAAGTACCTCGAGCGGGTCGACGAGGAGACCCAGACGTGCATCTTCTGCGCGGCGGCCCAGGCGGCCGACCCCCGGGAACGGTGGGTCCTGTTCCGGGGCCGGTGGAACCTCATCATGTTGAACCTGTATCCGTACTCGAACGGTCATATGATGATCGCGCCCCTGACCCATTGGGCCTCCCCGACGGAGGCGTCGCCGGAGGCATTGACCGAGATGGCCCTCTGGATCCCCGTCGTCCTGGAGGTCCTTCACGAAGCCTACCGACCGCACGGCTTTAACCTGGGGATGAACCTGGGCCGGTGTGCCGGGGCCGGGTTTGCCGACCACTATCACCTCCACGTCTTGCCCCGATGGGAAGGGGACACGAACTTCATGGCGACGGTCGCCGGGACCCGCCTGATCCCGGAAGACATCCCGACGACCTTTGACCGGCTCCGGCCCCTCCTGGAGGCCCGTCTCGGTCGGCGGTAGGAGGGCGTGGGGATGGAGTTCGCGTACACGGAAGAGCACCATTTACTGCGGGACACGGTCCGGGCGTTCATGGAGTCGGAGGTCGCGCCCCATGTGGACCGGTGGGACCGGGCGGGCTACTTTC
This genomic stretch from bacterium HR11 harbors:
- the rpsA gene encoding 30S ribosomal protein S1; translation: MGEAPAVESASSEDYTALLMSTVERQLTPPEPGQILAGRVIHIGTEHAVVDIGYRVEGLVPLEELHDEAGQLVVAEGDTVFVQVLPYEPEQDYVPLSKRQADFQMAWDRIVQAHQAGTPLTGRIVRRLKGGYFVDLGGARAFLPGSQVDLRKPEDYDAWLGQTVQVKVLTVDPQKRTVVVSRRALLEEARERRRQQVLAQLRPGVVLEGVVKNITDYGVFVDLGGVDGMIHKSDLSWQRVSHPSEVVQIGQSIRVKVLAYDEATQRVSLGLKQLTPDPWTRAVKNYEVGQTVTGTVTNVVDYGAFVEIEPGVSGLIHVSELAWSTRIRHPSQVLKVGDTVQVRIIDIDTKRKRISLSLKAVLPNPVDEFLAKYPPGSVVTTTVDRFNMRGAITRLDEFPDILGFIPLREITWQRKPRPPSEYLHRGQVVTAQVLRGRPDVLRVYLSLRRLQPNPWKEFAERYAVGDVVQGTVVEKFENGCFVRPEGYPDIDALLPRGHYVRRRRGKGVVTEEPEVGQTLEFKIIQMEPRKRRIVLSLRELYRDRIRQELEIARQKREADKVRLGDIVAQELEKLKAYTKGSSGEGSQGA
- a CDS encoding AP-4-A phosphorylase: MRPLFTPWRKKYLERVDEETQTCIFCAAAQAADPRERWVLFRGRWNLIMLNLYPYSNGHMMIAPLTHWASPTEASPEALTEMALWIPVVLEVLHEAYRPHGFNLGMNLGRCAGAGFADHYHLHVLPRWEGDTNFMATVAGTRLIPEDIPTTFDRLRPLLEARLGRR